The Spinacia oleracea cultivar Varoflay chromosome 2, BTI_SOV_V1, whole genome shotgun sequence DNA segment TGATTCAGTCCCAATAAAGCAGGGATTAAGCTCATATACTTTGTAAAGCCAGAGCATGGACAAGTAAATAAAGTTACGGACGGAATGATGATTTCAGTGATTCAGTCCCAGTTTAAAAGTTAAATAATGAGGCTGAACAAGTGAAACCTTCTTGGAAATGTGTAATATCTGTCTGATGCTATGAGATAGGCAATGGTAAATTTTTATTGCAACATGTCAATGAATACATGAATTTGAGATAAACATACAATATCTATTTGCCTTTTCAGCCTAGTATACATCTTTATGCTATTCTTTACATGATCTTGTAGGTGGCTTCAGAATTCTGAAACTTCTTAAACCAAAGTTGAGCAGGATGAGGTCGTAGGGTCATACAACGCAGGGAGCAGATATTTCCTCTTGTTGTTTCCATTAGCATTATAGCTAGCTCCGGTTGTAGGTTCCACCAAGAGGTTTCCGGCATAACCAGGGTAAGCCCCCTTTCCATAGACTCCTGGACAGGCTGATGCAGCCTCAAGTGGGGCGTCCTTCGGGCCTTGGAAGTAACCATTCCCGTACGGGTTGGTCACAGTCCCGGCCAGTAGGCTTGCCAAGTTGATAACCATACCATCCAAGCCAACATCATTGTTGGGTGCGGTCAATGGTGTGCTTTGTGGGCCGTAGATGGGTTGGTGGAATGGCCAAGCACATTGACCCGGGCACTGTGTCTCGGAGTTACCAACCCAGATATAGGTGAACTTTTGAGTGGCCTTGGAGGAAGACCCATGGGTTCCGCACCTGCTCATGCAGAAACCTTCTACTGCCACATCGGATGAAGTCAACACTACGTTGATGGAGTTTGGTATTTGTGGGCCCTTCCCGGCCAAGCCTTCAAGCTGCCTTGTGGTAAGGCTTTTGCCGAGGGAGTAACTGTCTATAACGACTTGCTTGCCCATCGAGAGAGACAGTGAAGTTGGCCTCTTGGAATTGGCTACGGGGTAGTATTTGCCAATGGAACTCCACCACATGGAAACTGATGGTAGGCTCTCAGACTGCAAACCCGATAGGGAGGTAACGAAATCAGAAATGATAGCTCTTTGGGTAGGCGTGAAGTTGCCATACCAAATAAGGTTGATGGAAAATCGACCACTTAGAAGAGGGCCGTTGTGGTATTGGAAAGTCATAGGTTGAGTTGAGGACTCCATGAGGATCCTACTCGATGCAATAGTTGAACTGATTAAGATAAACAGAGTTAGAGGCAGAAGCGCGTGTTTGGAGGTGAACATGGACGCCATTATGCTCTGCTCTACTCACTTTTTGTATAAGGAAGAGGAAGCGGAATTGATTTGAGTGATATATTAGAAGATGTTAGAATGTATTGGAAGGTTCTAAACCGAGGATGAGAAAATTGTGGGGAGGATGAGGGGTTTATATACCCAAAATAGTAAAGGATCCAAAGGAAAGTGGTAGGAGTAGTTTGAAAAATGCCCATGCAAGGAGTGTTATGCTAAAGTATGAATCTTTGACTGATAATAGGCAAAAACTATCTGTAACTTTGCAAGTTGCTGAGATTATAATTGAAGAAGAATTTTGTTAAATTGGCTTGCTTAGGATAAATTGGAGGCCGACGTTGTAGTATTTTCTAGCTCAGGGTCAACGAAGTACGTGAAGAATATTATAAGCAGGCTGGGAGGCAGCGCATGCATGTGGAAACTTCGTGTTTGATCTCACTGGTGAGTTACTTTTAATTTATAGTTATTGCCTCTGTTAAAACTGCATGGTTAAGTAAATTTTATTAGCTAATCGTATTTGCTTAGTTCTTTTTGGTTAGATACCGAGATGGTACTTCTACTTAATCAATCGTATGAATTTGTGTTAGTCACAGTGGAACCCAAATTAGTGACGTACCATATTTATAGATGAGAGTGTACTTAATAATAACGTAATACAAGgactttataatttttttttttttgcaatttcaTAGCTTGTTGAGGGTAGTTTATTGATCATTAAATTTTCCGTATGAACAAAACCAGCTAAGATAGGAGCATTCTTTGAACAACATTGCTTAGACTAAACTTTCTTCATGACATTAATTAGGGTAGAAGCAGTCAATCACATCGGCCGAGTCTCTAACCTACCCGTGAGCTCTTCAGCAGTCATATAGACCACACAAAAATGCCATTAGACTGTAGAGTGTAGACCTACCCCAAACAGTGTATAATGATAATTATGTACCAAATTGCACGGTCTAGCCGACCTAGATCATATCCCTAAAGACATGGAAAAGGACTAATAATAGTATTATGATATGAACTGATCTCATTTGGCTGCTTCCTTGAAGAATAAATGTCAAACTTGCTTGCTTCTCATTAATGAAGTAGTATGTCCCTCCTAATGAATAAAGAGGACCCAGAATTCTGCACCAAAATATGATCACCTCAGCCTCTGATATTTTTGTCCCTTGATTTTATtcaatacgaagtatattaaaCTCCGTACAATGTTTATTTATTCAATAAGTTGTGGACCGTATATTTGTGGTAAAAACTTGGTTATTTCTGGAGATTTTTAGTTTGTGTTTAGTTAATCGACTGTGTTCTAGATACTTTTTGTATGTACATGCTCAGCCAAGACTGTTTTATCTTGAGATTTTTATACCTTGAGGCTTTTTCCGGATAAAATTAGTAAAATCCCAAAACTAAGTCGCACTTCCATGAGTTCCATCTAGGTTTTGTTGAAGGAGAGAACTAGACTATCCAAATTTTTTGTGAGGCAATACTCTGGACTGTCATTATACAGTACTCCGTATAAGCTAGTGGACCGTGGACGCTCATCTTTTTGCACACGTCTTAAGTTTTAGGACTTCTCATTAGAAATACAATGCCATTCGTAAAGTTTGGCAGCGTAGTTGTTATGGTTCAAATTAGAGGTGACAAAGGGCTAGTTGTATCAGGTTTGGTTTAGGTCATTTTAAATGATAACTTGGTAAGTCAATTAGTTCAGGCTAGGCTATGATCTCTGGTCGATCTTTTATTAGAAAAAATCAATTATGAACCTGTAATCGTATTAAATTTTCAGCTCTTGACAGTTAGAACTTAGAACCCAGCCCATTTTGGTTGGGGTAAAA contains these protein-coding regions:
- the LOC110806231 gene encoding protein PHOSPHATE-INDUCED 1-like; this translates as MASMFTSKHALLPLTLFILISSTIASSRILMESSTQPMTFQYHNGPLLSGRFSINLIWYGNFTPTQRAIISDFVTSLSGLQSESLPSVSMWWSSIGKYYPVANSKRPTSLSLSMGKQVVIDSYSLGKSLTTRQLEGLAGKGPQIPNSINVVLTSSDVAVEGFCMSRCGTHGSSSKATQKFTYIWVGNSETQCPGQCAWPFHQPIYGPQSTPLTAPNNDVGLDGMVINLASLLAGTVTNPYGNGYFQGPKDAPLEAASACPGVYGKGAYPGYAGNLLVEPTTGASYNANGNNKRKYLLPALYDPTTSSCSTLV